Proteins from one Streptomyces sp. NBC_00390 genomic window:
- a CDS encoding NADPH-dependent FMN reductase: MTQPEPNDTQPGPVRVLVFGAALRTESTNARLASLAARLIADAGATVDLAAMHDFAMPSYDGDAEAAEGLPDGALALRDRLEACDAFAIASPEYNASLPGVLKNAIDWVSRVRPQPFKDKHALLLSASPSMVGGNRGLWTLRIPLEHLGTRVYPDMFSLARAHQGFTDDGLLADPGLQQRLADTVTAFLHLVEADVRYVCLQRRWYEFLGDRTEAPITQRAED; encoded by the coding sequence GTGACACAGCCCGAGCCGAACGACACCCAGCCCGGCCCTGTGCGAGTGCTCGTCTTCGGCGCCGCACTACGCACCGAGTCCACCAATGCCCGCCTCGCCTCCCTCGCCGCGCGCCTGATCGCCGATGCGGGAGCCACCGTCGACCTCGCCGCCATGCATGACTTCGCCATGCCCTCGTACGACGGCGACGCGGAGGCCGCCGAAGGGCTGCCGGACGGCGCGCTCGCTCTCCGCGACCGGCTCGAGGCGTGCGACGCCTTCGCCATCGCCTCCCCGGAGTACAACGCCTCGCTGCCCGGAGTCCTGAAGAACGCAATCGACTGGGTCTCACGCGTGCGGCCCCAGCCGTTCAAGGACAAACACGCGCTGCTGCTCTCCGCCTCCCCGTCCATGGTCGGCGGCAACCGAGGGCTGTGGACGCTGCGGATCCCCCTGGAACACCTCGGCACGCGCGTCTATCCGGACATGTTCAGCCTCGCGCGGGCCCATCAGGGTTTCACGGACGACGGTCTGCTCGCCGACCCCGGCCTCCAGCAGCGTCTCGCCGACACCGTCACCGCCTTCCTTCACCTCGTCGAGGCCGACGTGCGATACGTATGCCTGCAGCGCCGGTGGTACGAGTTCCTGGGCGACCGGACCGAGGCGCCCATCACCCAACGGGCGGAGGATTAG
- a CDS encoding GNAT family N-acetyltransferase produces the protein MSSYPTAHADLTTDRLVLRPWTMAEAAATLGNTRSVHWADDFPAEGDRVVAALFDQHPAWLGEHGHRLIIERDSTLVVGSIGLFWPPSEGTLEIGYGVVASRRSRGYASEAARALAEFAFTAPDVHTVFATVEPSNPASVRVLEKAGFHRWATEENVARFRITRPHPQEA, from the coding sequence GTGTCTTCCTACCCGACAGCCCACGCCGACCTGACGACCGACCGCCTCGTTCTCCGGCCCTGGACCATGGCCGAGGCCGCTGCCACCCTCGGCAACACCAGGTCGGTTCACTGGGCGGACGACTTTCCCGCCGAAGGCGATCGCGTTGTCGCGGCCCTCTTCGACCAGCACCCCGCCTGGCTCGGCGAACATGGCCACCGCCTGATCATCGAGCGTGACAGTACCTTGGTGGTCGGCTCGATCGGCCTGTTCTGGCCGCCGTCCGAGGGCACCCTCGAAATCGGGTACGGCGTCGTGGCTTCCCGCCGCAGCCGGGGCTACGCCTCCGAGGCCGCCCGAGCCCTGGCGGAGTTCGCCTTCACCGCACCAGATGTCCACACCGTGTTCGCCACCGTGGAGCCGTCGAACCCGGCCTCTGTCCGTGTTCTGGAGAAGGCGGGCTTCCACCGATGGGCCACCGAGGAGAACGTGGCCCGGTTCAGGATCACGAGACCGCACCCCCAGGAGGCGTGA
- a CDS encoding serine hydrolase domain-containing protein, with translation MTERPIRIEGHCDERFDAVRAAFEQNFRERGELGAAVTVMLDGRAVVDLWGGWADPARSRPWQSDTLVNVWSTTKGPTALCAHLLADRGLLDLDATVATYWPEFAAAGKEGVLVRHLLSHRAGLAGLREPHSLDELYDWELTCARLAATEPWWEPGTVSGYHAMTYGFLVGEVVRRITGLMPGDFLEQEIAGPLGIDFTIGLPQKEAGRVAELVHPPAEARSEQAAVFAQLEPVALAALINPMTGVDAANSAAWRAAHIPAANGHGTARAVASLYGILAGRGKLGEKRVLTPEAAERVREGQGSCRDLVLGMGFTHDTEVALGLWLSGENGSYGPNPRALGHDGFGGSCGLADPEAGVSLGYVMNRMGPHIADDPRKMALIDAVYRAL, from the coding sequence ATGACCGAGCGCCCCATCCGCATCGAAGGCCATTGCGACGAACGCTTCGACGCCGTGCGCGCCGCGTTCGAGCAGAACTTCCGCGAGCGGGGTGAACTTGGCGCTGCGGTCACGGTCATGCTCGACGGCCGGGCCGTGGTCGATCTGTGGGGCGGCTGGGCGGATCCCGCGCGGAGCCGGCCGTGGCAGAGCGACACACTCGTGAACGTGTGGTCCACGACCAAGGGCCCGACCGCACTGTGCGCCCATCTGCTCGCCGACCGCGGGCTGCTCGATCTGGACGCGACGGTCGCCACGTACTGGCCCGAGTTCGCGGCGGCCGGCAAGGAGGGCGTCCTCGTACGCCACCTGCTCTCGCACCGCGCGGGCCTCGCGGGACTGCGCGAGCCGCACTCGCTCGACGAGCTCTACGACTGGGAGCTGACCTGTGCCCGGCTCGCGGCCACCGAGCCGTGGTGGGAGCCCGGTACCGTCTCCGGATACCACGCCATGACCTACGGCTTCCTCGTCGGCGAGGTCGTGCGGCGGATCACCGGTCTGATGCCGGGCGACTTCCTGGAGCAGGAGATCGCCGGGCCGCTCGGCATCGATTTCACCATCGGACTGCCGCAGAAGGAGGCCGGGCGCGTGGCCGAGCTCGTGCACCCTCCGGCCGAGGCGAGAAGTGAACAGGCCGCGGTCTTCGCCCAGTTGGAGCCCGTCGCCCTGGCCGCCCTGATCAACCCGATGACCGGCGTGGACGCCGCCAACTCGGCTGCCTGGCGTGCCGCCCACATTCCCGCCGCCAACGGCCACGGCACCGCTCGCGCGGTCGCCTCCCTGTACGGCATCCTCGCCGGGCGCGGAAAGCTGGGCGAGAAGCGGGTGCTCACCCCCGAAGCCGCCGAACGCGTGCGCGAGGGTCAGGGCAGCTGCCGTGACCTGGTGCTGGGCATGGGGTTCACGCATGACACGGAGGTCGCTCTCGGTCTGTGGCTGAGCGGCGAGAACGGATCGTACGGCCCCAACCCGCGTGCGCTGGGCCACGACGGCTTCGGTGGCTCCTGCGGTCTGGCGGACCCGGAAGCGGGTGTCAGCCTCGGCTACGTCATGAACCGCATGGGCCCGCACATCGCCGACGACCCGCGCAAGATGGCACTGATCGACGCCGTGTACCGCGCCCTGTAG
- a CDS encoding acyl-CoA dehydrogenase family protein: protein MHLQYTPEQQQLRSQLRTYFTELVPDHAYARYAEPSAQKRFYRETIRRLGSDGWLGVGWPQQYGGRGLSPMEQFIFFDEAAQAGVPLPLMALNTVGPTIMQFGTEEQKAYFLPKILAGEIDFAIGYSEPDAGTDLAALRTRAVREGDETTGWYTVDGQKIWTTNGDTADWVWLAVRTDPDAPPHKGITMLLVPTSDPGYSCTLINTLASHDTTASYYENIRVPASRRVGEENKGWRLITNQLNHERVTLAAHGTMAIRALRDVQRWAADTKLADGRRVIDLGWVRGRLARTHTRLDAMKLLNWQMVNAVQQGTLTPQDASAVKVYGSEARRDAYAWLMEVVGSAGPLKEGSAGAVLHGELERGYRSAVIFTFGGGNNEIQREIISWIGLGMPRVRR, encoded by the coding sequence GTGCACCTTCAATACACCCCGGAGCAGCAGCAGTTGCGTTCCCAGCTGCGTACCTACTTCACCGAACTGGTCCCCGACCACGCCTACGCCCGCTACGCCGAGCCGAGCGCCCAGAAGCGCTTCTACCGCGAGACGATCCGCCGGCTCGGCTCTGACGGCTGGCTCGGCGTGGGCTGGCCGCAGCAGTACGGCGGCCGCGGCCTGAGCCCCATGGAGCAGTTCATCTTCTTCGACGAGGCCGCCCAGGCCGGGGTGCCGCTGCCGCTGATGGCTCTGAACACCGTCGGACCGACGATCATGCAGTTCGGCACCGAGGAGCAGAAGGCCTACTTCCTGCCCAAGATCCTCGCCGGTGAGATCGACTTCGCGATCGGCTACAGCGAGCCCGACGCCGGCACCGACCTCGCGGCTCTCAGGACCCGCGCCGTCCGCGAGGGCGATGAGACCACCGGCTGGTACACGGTCGACGGCCAGAAGATCTGGACCACCAACGGAGACACCGCCGACTGGGTGTGGCTGGCCGTCCGCACCGACCCGGACGCCCCGCCGCACAAGGGCATCACCATGCTGCTCGTGCCGACCTCCGACCCGGGCTACTCCTGCACCCTGATCAACACCCTTGCCTCGCACGACACCACCGCCAGCTACTACGAGAACATCCGCGTTCCCGCGTCCCGCCGCGTCGGCGAGGAGAACAAGGGCTGGCGGCTGATCACCAACCAGCTCAACCACGAGCGCGTCACCCTGGCCGCCCACGGCACCATGGCCATTCGCGCGCTGCGCGATGTCCAGCGCTGGGCCGCCGACACCAAGCTCGCCGACGGCCGCCGGGTCATCGATCTCGGCTGGGTACGCGGCCGCCTCGCCAGGACCCACACCAGGCTGGACGCGATGAAGCTGCTCAACTGGCAGATGGTGAACGCCGTCCAGCAGGGCACACTCACCCCGCAGGACGCCTCCGCGGTCAAGGTCTACGGCTCCGAGGCCCGTCGCGACGCCTACGCCTGGCTGATGGAGGTCGTCGGCTCGGCCGGCCCCCTCAAGGAGGGCTCGGCAGGGGCCGTACTGCACGGCGAACTCGAACGCGGATACCGCTCCGCCGTGATCTTCACCTTCGGCGGCGGCAACAACGAGATCCAGCGCGAGATCATTTCCTGGATCGGACTGGGGATGCCGCGGGTACGACGGTGA